The genomic stretch AACTCccttttaacaggaagaaacttccagcagaaccgggctctaggtgggttCCTTACTGCCTCGACCAGTGTTGTGTGTTGAGAGTAGAACTGACCATTTCCAAAGTCATGATAATATGCGACTGAAGAAGATTTCAGGGTTACATGGCTCATGTTTACTGATagatttaaaacagaaaaaacccTCTGCTCAAAACATAActcacatttatatatatatatatatatatgtgtatatatatatatatatatatatatatatagataaaaTATACTTTTAGAAATGTTCTAGTATAGTGGAGAATTAAAAAGACAATGTTacagataaaatacaacaaacataATTAGGAATAGGTCtgtaaaagaaatatattttgaagagtttaactgaaaaacaaacataaaaatgccATGTGAGTATTCAGTGGCGAAATCACTTCAAACCCTGCATACCATCCAAAGTCCTTTCATATACAATCCTGCAACAATGGCAATTGGTTCTTTCTCTTGCAATATAATGTTTAGTATATGGACATGTGAAGTATTTGTGGCTCTCATAAACCTGAACTAAAGTGTAAGGCTACAGAACTGTACAGAGGATAAATGAAGTTACTATACTGCCCTCAGGTGTCGCTCACTGTTACTTCCTCTAATCTCTCACTCCTCAACTTACATGTTAAACAATATctgtttaaagacagacaatATAGGCCccttttaaaaagtcatttttttttaaccaatcaCGCAATCACAGAGTAAAAACTGACCCacctcaaacaaacacaggacCTTATATAAGTCAGATTTTCCTTTGTACACAGtgcaaaatatgattttttttttctttaaactctTTTTGAAAAAGATGTGATCCATTCCTAGTGATTTGAAGACGATGATGCCTCTTTGAAAGATGAAACATTATTAGAGAGCCAAAAACTcgtaaaagaaaaagaacaaaacaaaacagattttctGTTGATGTGCAAATGCAGGGTTAAACGAGCCGAGCGCCGCTTTGTGTTGCATCTACTTTGTCACTTAGAGAAAAGGCAGGCATTTATAACAGATTTAAACAATGTCAACAATGCAGTGGAAGAACATTGCTGACTGATTGTTGGCTCTAATTTAATGACAATTCTCATTTGCACATCATTAACAAAAAAATTGCTCCATCACAGATCACTACATGGCTCCCAAGTCAGAAAAATGCACATCAGTCCGGTGGTTTTCTCCCAAACAGGAGTCtctgaaacaaacagcagtggcACAAAATGCTGAAAACCACATCTTCActatcttcctccttctcctctatCCATCCTTGCACTTCTTAAACAAGGATTTCCCAGTGGTCCACTTGGTGTTTTCTGTCACAAAGATTTTCTGTCCAAGATCGGCACACAAGCGTTCAACTTTGTGGAAGTGAGCATTTAACAGTTCCTTCTTTTAAGCTTCCTTCTGCGACAGCGATATCAATCAAAAGTCCTTGTGAAATATAAGGCCTTCGAAGCACATTATGCGTGATGAATCCATGCGAGTTTGATGTTTCTCACAATCAGTCAGATGGATACACTTGGAAGTCCTTTTGTAAGATATAAGGTCACATTTAACACAAACTAAGGCTAAGAGATTTGACAGGATTTACTGATTTCATCCAAAATACTCAAATTAGGAAACaataaaatgccaaatatgaaagcaacaacaaataaaaatgttaaaaatatggTAGACGAAAGAGATTAGGACTATAGATTTCTATGCCATGGTTGCCATGCCATGGTGGAAGgtttatatgtaaatatgaaGGAGCATGGCTTTGTGTGAGGACTGTCTCTCAGTAAAATGAAGCTGCAAAAGCTGATCTGGGATCAGATTTGCCATCTGTGGTTGGTCCCAGGTCCGCACGCAACTTCACTCCCAGAGCCTCGAACAGCTGGAGGGTTAGAGGTCGTTTTGTGGTTGGAGCTGTCGCTGCAGGTTGGTCAGGTCCTCGATCAGACGCTTAAAGGTGATTCTCCTCTCGTTGTTGTGCTCCCAGCATTTCCGCATCAGCTCATACACCTGCCAGACATGAATCCAATTAGTCTTTTTATTTTAGGGAACAGATGGTAAACAGAGTGTGAAATCTCAAAAACAGGGACACAAATTAACAGtagctataaaaaaaacaaaaaaacaacagaaaccaCAGCTGTAACACTTCATGCCTGCAGGTGCAACTAGTGTTAAACTTGCAGCAGCATCAACATGTTTACATCTGCAGGTATGAATTGTTGCTGCTATTAAGTTCTTCTCCTTAAGTGTGATAAGTTACTGTATGTCCAAGTCAGTGGAAGTCATTggcattatttttatttaaggtAGCGTGACGCCAGAGATTACTGTGGCCAGAATGAATGTAATTGAATGCACTACATTTTATAACAACGTCAACaaagaaactgtattttaatgtgGAACAGTCCCATCTGGAAAATACCTGATCTGCTTAATGACATCAATACAAGTGCCAGCATCCCTACTTTTAAAGTGTACTTCAAGAAAAATGTACTCATACTGTACAAAACACTCACAAATTGCTAATATTACCAACATAATTTCATGTGCACTTCCCAGAGATCATCAAAATGACAGATTTTGATAAAAGAAATTGggataaaataagataaattgGGATTAATAACTGAAATTGAAGCTGAGTCACTTAGAGACTCTTGTGTCATTCAGGGTTTGAAAGAAGTGACATTGTGGCCTTaaaaggcctttttcacagcagacattttgtctTGTAACAGCAGGAAAACCACAGGGGACCCTTAACGTTAAGGACGGCTCTGTTCTATTTAAGTGTTCTGACCATCCAGTGAGAGGTTTTCATGCTCCTTGTTTAAGCACAGCGGAGATAATCCACAGACTTCActttattttcttcagttttcatACTGTGGAAAGTATTTTCAACTAGAACATATTTACAATGACGGACACTGATCCTGAAAAGAGATGTACCAATTGATTGACAAACTAAATTCTGTCTGCTTTGATTGTATTGAGGTGGTAACAGAAAtcttcacataaaaacaaaactactgaATGTCTAGATACCAGTAGTAGTAACTAGAAGTAACtgagaacatgtttttttgttatttgagtGAACTGATCCTGGTCCATTACTGTGTTGTATCATGTTCTGATGGCAATGAAAAGACAGTTTCTTACAGGCTCAGGACAGCCATCAGGACGTGGCAACCTCTTCCCATCTGCCAGCACCTTCACCAGTCGGATGACAGTCATCTGACCGTGGGTTCGACCGATCATACCAAGGAACAGCTgtgtgggagagaaaaagaacagGTCACAACACTGACTCACTATTGAAAATTGGCCCTGTTTTTATTTAGACAACTCCAGGGAAAACGGGACTAAACAAAATGAAGACTGCAAGGAATATTAACAGTATGGCGGCTGCCTTTAGAGGAACAAGAGGAATCTAAAACATTTGTGGTCCAGATGTAATCATTTTATCATCTTAAGCCTCAGACATATTTAACAGGTGTTCCTCTTAACATTAACTCTACCAAGTCCTTATCAGGGATGGGGTTCAATAGCATTTTAGTGGAATTCATATCAGAATCCTTTTGAATCCTTACTTGAATACTTTTAAGGATAAAGCTGGCAATCTTCCATATTTCTCTTGTCGTCAacccaacaatgaactgatcttaCTTACTTAAGTATTGTGCTgcatctaaagcctgatatatcatattccttTGTGATCTAGACTTgtgttgtctaaaaactattaagaACATATCAATAagtgagtgacatgttccttctcCCCAAAAgggtttggtcatgttagtttgtttagaaatggcacCAAAGATTAATAAgagcaatcacattttcagtctcaggagagtagttccgTGTACAGCAGGTGTAACGTTCATGAATGGAAACACAGTTCCGTTTACAGAGCTTCCCtaacttgttgtgctacatatcacaacctctcgACTTTGTAAGTTCCTTTCAATGTACAAGgaagtacaaagtcaagaggttgtgatatgtagcacaacaagctagcaaagcacAGTAAATGGAACTACTCTACAGCTACTGATCACTGAAACGTGATCGCTGGTAGCAAAGGAACATGcaacccagtgcagcagtgtggctcactgatgtgatTTCTTTAGTTTTTGTACAACAACAGATGTCTAccgcacagaggaataagatatatcaggctttggatacacacacaatacttgtaagtaggatgagttcattgttggtttgattTTGCAAGAGATTTGTttacaatgagaaaaatacaagcCAAAGCCTTCAAACAACTCCACTAGATTAGGTGTGTGGTCACTAAAGTGAATTGAGTTAAACTGAACTTACAagtaaaaagtttaatattaattataaCATATTAAGCTCAGGTCATCTAAAAATGAGAGGCTGctacctacagtatgttttcctttgctctttgctaataaaaaagatgaaagatcAGATAAGAGATTAGATTCAAGAGTCGTTCGCTGAGCTCAACAAATCTGGATATTCTGCTGACCCGCTTTGCCCGGCTCTAGTCGTCACCCCTATTTGCCTTGCAGTCATAGCGACAGGTCGATCTAGATAAGAGTGTCAGTTAAAAGCAGAATGTAAATAAAAGATCTTCTTGATAAACTGAGCTCTTAGCAATGGCACGGGCTGCAGTTAGGGAACAGCTCCTGCTGGATTCTGTCATCCACTGCTCTGGCCAAATACAGACACCATCTGTCATGTAAAAGactgtgtgtttgactgtgtgtgtgtgtaatttaagTGAAAAATTCTGCTCTTTATTTCTGCAAGACTGGTAAAACATGTATTATGTGTATATAATCATTGTCCAAGTCTGTGGGCTtctaaaaatatacaatacGACTTTTTCAAGAAGTATTTTCTAAATGCCTGTgtatgagagagaagaggagaagcaAATAAGGGGAGAGCTGCATGAATACTGACCGTCATCGGGCTCTTGGAGGACTCGCAGTAGGTGATCAGTTCGTACATCGTCACACCGAAGGACCAAACATCTGATGCAAGGTAGAACTTACAAAGGGTCAGGCACTCTGGAGCAtacctgagagacacacacagaaggcAAAGAGCATGAATTCTtgtccaaactgaaataaaaagtaagTGTGAGTGTGACCATGCATGTACCTGTTGCAGGTGTTTATATCACATACAGTGAATTACTACTTAAATATACTGcaattgctttgttttttatacATTATTGCAAACTATGGAAGCTATAATTCGAATGCCCCTTGGAAGGGAAAGTACTTAGgtaatttaaagtaaaagtaaaaatactcaactCCTTCCTCGCCTTCCCTCTCTGCTCATTGCCAAATTCTCAATGGAACTTAGTCCTTTTAATTATAAATGTCAGCTGACACCAGAGTTAATGTATTGCcaaaagaaatttaatttaGTACCTGTTGGATGAAAATGATGCTGTAATTAAATCTTTTCACTGCTTTAATGGATCTCCATTTTCCCATAATTCTCCTACACACACTGCTTAATTCACGTACTGTCCGTCTACAGTCAAGTCCTCTCTCATCCCTCATATTTCATTTAGTGTCATCTCCTTCCTTCACAAACTCTCTCTTTTAATAATACGACCTCAGCTGTTACGGTCTAAAGTTGCATCCTTCTGTCCTCTCGGCTCACCAGAAAACAGGGCTGTCGTGGTCGTCTTTAACAGTGTAATAGCCTTCGTTGTCCTTGATGCTCTTGGTGAGGCCGAAATCTCCGATCTTCACTGTCCTCTCGTTCTCCACGAGCACGTTTCGGGCAGCCAGGTCCCTGTGGATGTAATTTCGGGATCCTAGATACTCCattccctaaaaaaaaacaaaaacaaaacagagtcACTATTCACTGCCTTCAGAGTAATGTAGTCCAATGACTTGAAGATACATACCCAATACATCATCTATTAATTTAAACACTGCCATCCATGCTGGTTCAGTATAAATTCTGATCCTGCACTGTGTTTTACTGATTAATTTTTGTTGTTGGCACCTTCTCattattaaattttatttttttaaatgagcagGTTGGCCAAATTAACCTGAACACAAAGAGGTAACTCTTTTGCTCTGAGGTGAGTtttacattcatacatacatacagtttaCAGGAAACAAccagcaacaaaaacatttgaagatgttcTTAAATTTAGTCTGTTCATGCCTCTATTAATCAATGTGACAATCACATGACTTCTGTTTCAGACTGCAATTCACCACCAGAATTTAAACAGGAAGCCTTTAAGTGTTTCAAAACAGGTTGAGCTTGGGTGTTAAAATGACCGTCTTTTTTAGCTACATAGTGCTCCTCCTGTGTATGCTATATCATGATGTTTGGCATTTCACtgcaaagagaggaaaagtggaAGATGCAGAAAGGTCTGCCGGTAGCAGCTTGccctgtgaaaacaaactgtgttaCCTGGCATATCTGGATAGAATAGCTGAGCAGGGTGCTGAGGCTGATCTTGCTTTTGTTTCTGGGCAGATACTCCTTCAAACTGCCCAGTGGAAGGTACTCCATGATCAGCTTAATAGCCTGACCGCCTGCAAACAGatttacacacaaatgcagtTAGAGATGGACACTAAGTTCTTTAATATACAACCACCTGGATGATAAAATATTCCATCCACTGCTCGATTTATATGAACATtaatttgttattgtttgtgtgtattttggtgTATATACAGTACTCCATCCATCTTACCTTCCTCCTGGCAGATGCCCTTGTATTTGACAATGTTTTCATGGTAGAGCGCCTTCAGGATGTCAATCTCAGTGGAGAGGTTGTTGCTCTGCTCTTCTCGGTTCTCGGGCTTCAGTGACTTGACTGCCACCAgctctcctgttttatctccCCGAGGATCATAGCGACACAGCTCCACCTTACCAAAGTGTCCCTACATGAAGATCATgggagaaaaatgtaaaatcatttcAAGACTCATGAACAAAAGAGTTCCAGTCCTACTTCCTGTGTGGTACTAATTGTTTCTTATTATTGAGTCAATTCCTGCAGTTCTGGATCTGATCTCGCTTAATCTTTGGTCTGTGGATTATACATTGTCCACTGCATGTTAAGAAATCTCTTCAGCTCATTTTAATGTATGAAGCAAACAAAGCTAAACAAGCAGGAACAGTTTACCTCTCCCAGGTCCCTGATCTTCTTCAGAAATCTCTTTTCAAACACTGTTGGGTCCACCTCTGGTGTTGGTTGGGGTTTGATTGATGGGTCTGAGAGACGGGAAAAGAAACACATGTATTCAACAGATGAAGTAAGTCATTTTTCTTCAACATACAGCATGCACACTTGCGTCATAGGAAGTCTATTGTGGTTGACAGTGTCAAAGTTTTCACCAGAATTTTCTGTGGTTATGCAACTCTTTGCATTGCACTGTTTTCTACACAAATGGCTACTATTAGTAGAACAATTCATTATTCAAGCAAAACTCATATATCACAatttattatcagttatttaaaaaaagcttaattTACCTCAACAGTGGTTTAAATCTAATCTTCAAACAAGCAAGTAAATATATAGTAGATCTTCTAGTTCAGGTGATTTTGTAGCTGTCTTGGGATTTTAATACCAGAAGATCAACAGCTTAAGTGTCAGTAAAACTGACTGTAGCATCTAACTCTGGCCAGCAGGTGGAAGAGCAGAGTCTACTATGTTGCCATGGGGCCCAGCTGAGGGGCAGATCAGTGATAATGCACCCAGTGAACTTCCTCATGAACATCTGAGTTGAGTaaacaactctctctctctttgcaccGCTTACTAGCCTGCTGCTAGGTGAGAtatcaaacatgcaaaacaatCAGATCATATTCCAACTGTAAACAACTGCCTTCAATTTTTGAACCTGTACCTGCTTTTAGCCTGCTCTGCAGTTTACATTCAGGGGCAGTCTGCAATGATTTTCAactgtatctctctggcctaattttctgtatttttccaaaAGGTACACAAGCTTGACACCATGACAATAAAATTCCTTGAACTGCAGACACAAAATGTTGCCCCTGGTTTTACTTCATATGTGCATCCCACCCGATAATATGACAACACTTATATTGGATAAACATGTCACACATACTTTTCTCCTCTAGCATGTCTATGTCTCTGACAATAGCCCTGAAGAAAGGCCTCTTCTTGGGGTCATAGTTCATGCAGTGGGTCATCAGTTCAGCCAGCTCTCTGCAGTCTGGGGTGGCCAGCTGGCACTCTGTCTCATAAAACCTCTCCTTCTGCTCGACACAAAGATAAAGAGACACACATATGGATGAGGAGGTGAAGGTGAATGTAAACAGAGGTAATGTGATCATGTGAGAGGTGGTGAAAGAGGAGCGAAGACAAAAATAcaggaaaggagggaaagtgAGGAATAGCCATCGGAGCATATCGGTTTAACTGTAGGGACGATTATATTAACACTCATCGTCACTGTTGTGCTTGTGTGGGCCCCCTACCTCTGTGAGTTTCTTCTCTTTGAGAGGGACCTCTCCATCATAGCAGATCTCCCACAGGGTGGTACCAAAGCCCCACTTGTCAGCTGCAATGCTCAGGGAAGACACACTCTTCACACACTCCGGAGCGATCCACGGGATACGATGCACACACTCTGCAGAGGCAAACAGAGTCAACTTAAGATCAATAAAGTACAGATTTGTTACAGTCCCATGATgtctttgtaaaacaaaaaaaaaacaattttgggAGCTGTGTGTAATACATGGGTTAGAAAATAAGGTGTTCTAAGCTGTAGTGATGTTTGACAGCGCAGAAGTGAATACAAAATAAACCCTGCCCTTTAAGATGTGAAACAGGAAAAGTCTTCCCCAAAACTACAGTGTGTGAAATACTGACTTAACCTTTTCACAAGCAGAGAGAGCGTGTACTCACTGACCTCCTTTACACACGGAAAACAATGTATATATCTGAATATATGAAACCGAGGTGTAGCCATAATTCACAGCACAGAGGCTCTGTCCTCATCAGGCTGTAACATGCACGTTCCTATCCACAGAGGAGGTTTTGTAGTCCAGGTCCTATCAGATTTGGCAGAACTTGGAAGTTACTTGACATCTTCTCTGATCTATAATCTTTTATGTTTGCACTTTACTCATCTGATATTATCATTCCATGTTGTgattttaactatttttatttttgtactcTGCATATACAACATGTATTGCATATCTGTCCGTGCTGCGAGAAGGTTTCCCTCTGTTGCTCTCCCTGATGTTTCTCcatttcaagtcaagtcaattttatttatatagatcAAAATTACATATCTCAACTTTGCCTCAAAAAGCTTTATAATCTGTACAGGATATGACATTCTCGTTTCggataaagaaaaaccctttaaggggaaaaaagaagaaacctCAGGTGGAGCAACAGAGGCGGATTATATCTTTTTGCTTATTCAAATTGAGGGTATAAGGATAGAGGGTCATGGGAAAAATTTTGAGGagaatttgtgattttgggctacataaataaaactgagttAACTGACTATATTTATAATTCACTACTGATATCTCTGATCAAGCAACAGTGAATTGAGCAaattaaatttgttgtttttgattagTTAAAATGAGATCGATGTGATCACTTTGACAAAACTCAAAGCTAAAACGTAATGATAAACAACATTTCTTGGAAGCAACTGTCGGGTGACCTCAGGGACCGGGGCAGTATGTGCTCACCACGCTCCGACTACCAGGAACCGACAGCAAAGTGCAGTACAGCTCTGACAGGCTGACGGGATGGGTAGCTGCCAGACTAAAATGTTTTCTCCGCTGGATCCAAAAGCCTTGGCATCGGCTGGCTGACATATATTACTTTGACTGGAAGACGGGATAACTGAGCGGCTGACCTCCACAGTTGGCGTTTTTCGCTCTACAAATCCATAACATCGGATGAGGGGTGTGTGTTAATAAGTGCATGCAACTCAGACTGGAGCACAGGATGACTGACTGGAGGTGAAAGGAGCAGGAGTGACGCAGGGGAGaagtggggggtggaggggagtgtatggaaagaaagaaataatgaaagcaaaaacaaagaaagtgagaaagtgAAGAATGGATTTGaggatttaagaaaaaaaaaagattagagaTTGCTGGGAAGAATGGAAGAGCGTTCCCAATGGGTTTCTCGGCACTGTATCCACTATGTGTTCAATCAAATCTATGTACAAGGACATCAGTGTGTAACTGGAATAGCGGTTGACCGGTAAAGTGAtggagacagaagaagaaatgttaAAGAGTTCTGGGaacaaagaaagagggaggagcaTTCCCAAAGGTTTGCGGCGATCAACATTTGCACGTAAACATTTCCAGTCTGTCCCATTGTTTGCTGATCCATCTGTACAGCCACACTGTTACGTCACACAACTTCTAGCTCTGATAGACCAGCAGAAACATGAGGCGGCTATTTGAGGGGAACTGTGTAATCCGAGAAATGTCCTTGTTGTGCCGTCTTCCCTGAACCCAGATCCAGCTTTCACAAACCAAATTATGGTCTGAGATGGAAATGTGTATTGATTATATGACAAATATGATTCCTATTACTGACAACCTCTGATCggaaacattatttttttgtttttcctataAAGATGATGTGAGTGAAAATTCTTCCTCTTACAAGACAAAAGCAAAACTCCAACTTAGTCATGGCAGTGCAAAGAAATAGCAATAACAGCCTACTACTTGACATTTAAAAGTGTTAGGAGATGAGCGAGGAGCATATTTCAAAATTTGTTTGATGTGGCCAATCATCAGACTCATTGGATCAAGTCTCTACCTGGCACACCAAATTATTTTAGCTTAACTTAATGTGTGCTCAttgttgttttactttcatttacaGCTAACtggataaaaaagaaagaggaagttaTTGCGAAAATTTTCCATGGTAGCTATTTTGTAACCATTTAGTTTCACTTTTTGTAATCTTAAAGAAtaggctcacaatttttcatgtctctTGAGACAACAGTCATGTGTCCatatgagagaaagagattttcctcactgtaatcattcatccGGTTCACACAGGCctttttaaagatccccttcaaatgcactttcaatgtaagtgatgggggccaaaatccacagtgtttccacacagtcattttgtccaaaaatgcatttaaaggttttagcttatatgaggcttcagcagacttagttagtcatatcaagagGATATCTGccacagttagtcttttttAGCATGTTTCCTCAGAAagtgttgagctgcagtgaaagtatagtaacaaaaagagggactttgtcactaaaaagactgtaacactgaaagactgaagcttcagataaacttttaaatacatttttgcacagaaggaggcttgtggattttggcccatTCACTTACATTGTGAGTGAAAGATGAAAGGATCTTCTGAAGgttagtatgaacaggaggaacaatcatggcaagaaaaacctgtttcaatgttcaattgggcacctgactgttattttaagacagacttgagagagagagagagagagagagcaagagagagagagaatgtgtgtgtgtatgtgtgtgtaggtctgTCTGTACTTTGTACGCACCCTCTCTGGTGAGTACTGTGATTGGTATTCCTGGGTCGCTGAGCTTGATGAAGGGCCCTCCTTCATCAGTGCCCAGTCCGTCCCTGGCCAGCAGAATGTTCTTAGCACACACAAAGCCATGGACCAGCTTTTTGTCctcctacaaacacacacacagcgaatacacatacacaaaatacaacaaatatattttaattctaaAACCAAAAAGGGCATATTTTAAGATCATGCTGAAATGGATCTAAGATCTAGCCGGTAATCCCATTAATGCACTAACTTGCTTCAAtttgctgtgtatgtgtgtgtgtgtgtgtgtgtgtgtgtgtgttttcttttctcaccAAGTAGCTAAGAGCTGAGGCCAGCTGCTTGGCCACCTGGAACTTCCATGGTGTGCTGAGTGGGCTCTGCTGTCTCCTCATAAACAGATCCAGTGGTCCTAGTTGAACAAACTCCTCCACCATGATATCtgttccacacaaacacaaagagacgaGTGTCAAGAGAGGTGAGACACAGCCTCTCACACTaatacatgcacatgcatgccAGTTTTTAATATGCACTTACTCTCCTGCTGGCGGACACACACTCCATAGAGCAGCACTATGTGTTTATGGGACACTTGCCGCATCATACTTGCTGTTTCAAAGAAGGCCTGCCAACAGAATGACAAAGATGATTAAATATGAGGTACATCACAGAACTTTCACACTACATATTCCACTTTTATGATCTCATAGCTTGCTGCTAATAAGTATTAGCTTTACATATAGTTTGAGGTTAAAGACTGGAGGTCATCAGAGTCTTCATTAGTAAAGGTTTTCAAGGATGTATAGCGTCTCACCAGGGAAATGTCTCTGTGTCCAGAGCCCAGCACTTTCAGGACCACCTTGACTTCCTGGAAGGATGAGTAGCctgcatcctcctcctcctcactctttACTCTCAGTGTGCCCGAGTAGATGTTAGTTCTTGTACCACGGCCGAGATGCTCCTCCTGGTACGCAGCAAGGAGATGAGAAAACAGAGCCGTTACATAAAATAGTTACATCCAGAATCTGAACTACGGCTACAACAAGAAGAGATTCAGTAGccaaactgaacattttttttttttttaagtttccaGTTCAACAAAGCTGTGACGATTCTGAAATTACTGTGGAAGAAAACTTCTGTGCAGACGCAGAATCTTGGTTAAAGTTTGTTTATTCCACCTTGGCAACCTCTGATTGTGTAccctttttttcaaaatgaaaagagTACTTCTGGATAGACAAAAATAAGTTCACAGACAGCTCatgcaaaatgcaaatatgtaaTGCTTGATAGGAGATATGCAGTAAGTCAAGATAATGTGCCCTAACCAATGACACGAGTGTCTGCATATTCAGGGAGACATTTATCTCTTACACATTATGAATGAGCATTgtatgaaaaaagatgaaattcattgttttgggtGTTGAGCTCAACTGTGTAGAACAATACATaaatgaggaagagagagttaaatattgtacaaaaaacaaaacaacaagtcAACGCAAATGCAATGACACTACTAgttgtttgtgtcatttaaaCTCTGGTGCTGTGTGATGGTCTTGTATTGACTGCATTATATCAAAGggatttttaatatttggtccacctcatttatatatatacatgcagCACACTGGAAGCTATAACTGTAAGGTAGAAAAAACACTACCTctataatattttaaaactttttaatatactatataaacttgcattttcattatttaatttagGAGTCCTATTAAAAGCCTACAGACAACCTACAAGTGCATTATAAAAACTGCGTTACCATCACATCGTGGGAGGCAGATGTGAAGATAAGAAGGCGTACCTGTTCAATTTCCTCCTTCAGAATGCGATGGAAGCTGAGCTGGCTCTCCTGCATGGATGTCTGGGGGACTGGTGCTCTATCTTTAGTTACCACCAGCAGGTTAGAAAcctctgcaacaca from Thunnus albacares chromosome 9, fThuAlb1.1, whole genome shotgun sequence encodes the following:
- the jak1 gene encoding tyrosine-protein kinase JAK1, whose protein sequence is MPTLWVMELSRQLCGKMRRSSKRAPLSSSPTSSWGLEIHFYTPDVHQLEYFRGCYTVEQLCVDAAKKCSISPLCHNLFSLYNETTGMWYPPNYEFKITDETSIKLHYRMRFYFRNWHGTTEGESPVWRHCISRLRGGLSPQRTPEGTPLLDAASLDYLFAQGQHDFQTGVVPLRMSQSEAEQHEIENECLGMAVLAITHYAMNMDMPLPTASQEINYKRFIPETLNRNIKKRNVLTRIRINNVFKKFLNEFNRRTVKDSNITPYDLKIKYLATLEGLTSGLGSELLEPISLSVIQEGDICNGGYNGYYNQSQEQSQTQTVETSHDMQVLVTGTTGISWRKKPVIVTAISKEKGKSKKNKRDGNQKKKEADDSWVVFCDFHEITHTVVKEATVTIYRQDNKRMELQMASRAEALSFAALVDGYFRLTVDAHHYLCKEVAPASVVHNINNGCHGPICTEYAIHKLRQEGNEEGTYILRWSCTDYQYIIITVVCSEIDLRDSRSGRQYKNFQIEVSPDGFRLYGTDTLRLTLRELLEHLEGQSLRADNLQFQLLRCCPPQPREVSNLLVVTKDRAPVPQTSMQESQLSFHRILKEEIEQEEHLGRGTRTNIYSGTLRVKSEEEEDAGYSSFQEVKVVLKVLGSGHRDISLAFFETASMMRQVSHKHIVLLYGVCVRQQENIMVEEFVQLGPLDLFMRRQQSPLSTPWKFQVAKQLASALSYLEDKKLVHGFVCAKNILLARDGLGTDEGGPFIKLSDPGIPITVLTREECVHRIPWIAPECVKSVSSLSIAADKWGFGTTLWEICYDGEVPLKEKKLTEKERFYETECQLATPDCRELAELMTHCMNYDPKKRPFFRAIVRDIDMLEEKNPSIKPQPTPEVDPTVFEKRFLKKIRDLGEGHFGKVELCRYDPRGDKTGELVAVKSLKPENREEQSNNLSTEIDILKALYHENIVKYKGICQEEGGQAIKLIMEYLPLGSLKEYLPRNKSKISLSTLLSYSIQICQGMEYLGSRNYIHRDLAARNVLVENERTVKIGDFGLTKSIKDNEGYYTVKDDHDSPVFWYAPECLTLCKFYLASDVWSFGVTMYELITYCESSKSPMTLFLGMIGRTHGQMTVIRLVKVLADGKRLPRPDGCPEPVYELMRKCWEHNNERRITFKRLIEDLTNLQRQLQPQNDL